One genomic segment of Musa acuminata AAA Group cultivar baxijiao chromosome BXJ3-3, Cavendish_Baxijiao_AAA, whole genome shotgun sequence includes these proteins:
- the LOC103977634 gene encoding uncharacterized protein LOC103977634 produces the protein MASGQDLLRRPCADEEDPAIRHRAIPDDAAPPTSGEKTRPAWSKRVASLDIFRGLTVALMILVDGAGGEWPVIGHAPWNGCNLADFVMPFFLFIVGMAIPLSLKRIPSRARALRRVMVRTLKLLFWGIILQGGYSHAPDKLTYGVDMKQIRWCGILQRIALAYMVVAVLEILTKDTKFEDQSTTSCSLFKLYCWQWLFGACVLAIYFAVIYGTYVPDWEFTVHDSDSQDYGKGFKVICGTRGSLDPPCNAVGYVDRQVLGINHMYRGPAWKRSKACTYGSPHAGPLRNDAPAWCQSPFEPEGIVSSISAILSTIIGVNFGHVLVHMKSHLNRLKQWISIGISLLVFGIILHFTHAIPLNKQLYSFSYVCVTAGAAAIVFSIFYFLVDILGLRNLFRPLEWIGMNAMLVFVMAAEGIFEGFLNGWYYESTNNTLVYWIQKHIFIQVWHSRRVGILLYVVFAQILFWGLVAGILHRLGIYWKL, from the exons ATGGCGAGCGGCCAAGACCTCCTCCGCCGACCCTGCGCCGACGAGGAGGACCCGGCCATCCGCCACCGCGCAATCCCCGACGACGCCGCTCCGCCGACCAGCGGAGAGAAGACCCGCCCGGCCTGGTCGAAGCGCGTCGCGTCGCTCGACATCTTCCGCGGcctcactgtagcg TTGATGATCCTGGTGGACGGAGCCGGTGGCGAATGGCCGGTGATCGGACACGCGCCGTGGAATGGGTGCAACCTCGCCGACTTCGTGAtgcccttcttcctcttcatcgTTGGGATGGCCATCCCTCTTTCCCTCAAG AGGATCCCGAGCCGGGCGCGGGCTTTGAGGAGAGTGATGGTTCGGACGCTCAAACTGCTGTTTTGGGGCATCATCTTGCAAG GTGGATATTCTCATGCTCCTGACAAGCTCACTTATGGAGTTGACATGAAACAAATTAGATGGTGTGGTATCCTCCAG CGAATAGCTCTTGCATATATGGTAGTAGCAGTCCTCGAAATTTTGACTAAGGATACCAAATTTGAGGATCAGTCAACTACAAGTTGTTCTCTATTTAAGTTATACTGCTGGCAATG GTTATTTGGCGCATGTGTTCTTGCGATCTACTTTGCAGTAATTTATGGGACATATGTTCCTGACTGGGAATTTACAGTGCATGATAGTGATAGCCAAGATTATGGAAAGGGCTTCAAG GTAATTTGTGGTACCAGAGGAAGCTTGGACCCTCCTTGCAATGCTGTAGGTTATGTTGATCGACAAGTACTGGGGATCAACCATATGTATCGCGGACCGGCTTGGAAAAGATCCAAG GCTTGCACTTATGGTTCACCCCATGCGGGACCTTTACGAAATGATGCTCCAGCATGGTGCCAATCACCATTTGAACCCGAAGGGATTGTGAG CTCAATCTCTGCTATTCTGTCCACTATCATTGGAGTCAACTTCGGCCATGTGCTTGTGCATATGAAG AGTCATCTTAATAGACTAAAACAGTGGATTTCAATTGGAATATCTCTCCTTGTGTTTGGAATTATTTTGCATTTTACACATG CAATTCCACTGAACAAGCAGCTCTATAGTTTCAGCTATGTTTGTGTCACAGCTGGGGCAGCAGCAATTGTTTTCTCCATCTTCTATTTTCTG GTTGATATTTTGGGTCTGCGTAATTTATTTCGACCATTGGAATGGATTGGGATGAATGCAATGCTTGTCTTTGTAATGGCTGCAGAGGGCATATTTGAAGGATTTCTCAATGGGTGGTACTATGAGAGCACTAATAACACATTG GTTTATTGGATTCAAAAGCACATTTTCATCCAAGTGTGGCactcaagaagagtgggtattcttCTTTATGTTGTATTTGCTCAGATCTTGTTTTGGGGGCTAGTAGCGGGTATTTTGCATCGGTTGGGCATCTATTGGAAACTATAA
- the LOC135582501 gene encoding uncharacterized protein LOC135582501, with protein sequence MTPRSANTRHAIDSCTLQLHAWKPFQLQTLAGSDPSKSYPFRSKKPCLSDRSTAPAAVVAAAAAGLDLSRLSLLDEPPPPPPPPRREEGLQWFARKRRRRGSRSVSGRSSDRSGTRRRGGVSAAYATCSDFPFAAGGTDSSGELFVIGDGSWGSDVSEAARMTRREGREVGGGGGLEREGSALGALQGIGSVVVLESQGNESGYGSEPGYRGDGELGYDDEFEDDDDDGKQLFWGEEIGDTDQMEIGNETKFAEQKVHHRGRRKKHDWRIMASLR encoded by the exons ATGACTCCGAGATCCGCGAACACGCGCCACGCGATCGATTCGTGCACGCTGCAGCTCCACGCATGGAAGCCCTTCCAACTGCAAACCCTCGCTGGCTCCGATCCGTCGAAATCATACCCCTTTCGTTCCAAGAAGCCCTGCCTCTCCGATCGCTCCACCGCCCCCGCAgccgtcgtcgccgccgccgccgccggcctcGATCTCTCGCGGCTCAGCCTGCTCGACGAgcccccgccgccgccaccgcctccgAGGCGGGAGGAGGGGCTCCAGTGGTTCGCTCGGAAGCGGCGGCGGCGTGGTTCGCGGTCGGTGTCGGGGCGGAGCTCCGATCGCAGCGGGACCCGCCGCCGCGGCGGAGTCTCAGCCGCGTACGCCACCTGCTCTGACTTCCCGTTTGCGGCTGGTGGGACGGATTCGAGCGGGGAGCTGTTCGTGATTGGGGACGGTAGCTGGGGATCGGATGTTAGCGAGGCAGCCCGGATGACGAGGAGGGAGGGTAGGGAGGTCGGCGGAGGAGGGGGATTGGAAAGGGAGGGCTCTGCACTGGGGGCGCTTCAAGGCATTGGGAGCGTAGTGGTTCTGGAATCGCAGGGGAACGAGTCCGGCTATGGGAGCGAGCCCGGCTATAGGGGTGATGGGGAGCTCGGCTATGATGATGAGTTCGAGGACGATGACGATGATGGGAAGCAGTTGTTCTGGGGTGAAGAGATTGGAG ACACTGATCAGATGGAAATTGGCAACGAGACTAAATTTGCAGAGCAGAAGGTCCACCATCGAGGCAGGCGTAAAAAGCATGATTGGAGAATAATGGCTTCCTTGAGATAA
- the LOC103977635 gene encoding uncharacterized protein LOC103977635, with translation MGRSRRKYKKSHAKVRVGLPRKKPGVFKPAVAIPEALAAATADGGKEGIKEWDVKGSVIRNYQAFGVVSNPNILSVRARTPQIVQLSSLQVPDPEFTPVSEFDPIDSGSDLESDDVKSALGKKRRDGKAASLRPLTAMQRVHVGKLIEKYGDDYQAMFMDTALNAMQHSVAALKKLCERYYVGGKHYITS, from the exons ATGGGTCGATCGCGTCGGAAGTACAAGAAGTCCCACGCCAAAGTTCGGGTTGGATTGCCTCGGAAGAAGCCCGGCGTCTTCAAGCCAGCCGTCGCCATTCCGGAGGCCCTCGCTGCTGCCACCGCTGACGGGGGAAAAGAGGGGATTAAGGAGTGGGACGTGAAGGGCAGCGTTATCCGCAACTACCAGGCCTTCGGTGTTGTCTCCAACCCCAACATCCTCAGCGTCCGCGCCCGTACCCCTCAGATCGTTCAGCTCTCCTCTCTCCAAGTCCCCGACCCCGAATTCACCCCTGTTTCGGAGTTCGATCCCATCGACAGTGGCAGCGATCTTGAATCCGATG ATGTGAAATCTGCACTTGGGAAGAAGCGTAGGGACGGTAAAGCAGCATCTTTACGACCACTGACCGCCATGCAACGTGTTCACGTTGGAAAGTTAATTGAAAAGTATGGTGATGATTATCAG GCAATGTTCATGGATACAGCACTGAATGCAATGCAGCATTCTGTGGCTGCACTGAAGAAGTTATGCGAGAGGTACTACGTCGGTGGGAAGCACTACATCACATCATAG
- the LOC135633357 gene encoding probable E3 ubiquitin-protein ligase BAH1-like 1 isoform X1: MKFCKKYEEYMQGKREKDFPGVGLKKLKKVLKRCRRDLEAQRQRREGEEESKCPCSCAVCDGTFFPSLLKEMSIVVGCFNQRAQKLLEMHLASGFLKYFAWFSGNSQQNHETLMQEGKDLVTYAIINSVAMRKILKKYDKIHFSKQGQAFKSQAFKMHIEILQSPWLSELMAFYINLRQAKVKDEAIMRPFGDCSLTFNDDKPRLSCELFESMKIEVDLTCSICLDTVFDPVSLTCGHIFCYICSCSAASVTIVDGLKAADPKAKCPLCRQEGVFEGALHLDELNILLSRSCHDYWEMRLHNERAERLRQAKKHWQLQCQAFMGF, encoded by the exons ATGAAGTTCTGCAAGAAGTACGAGGAGTACATGCAGGGGAAGAGGGAGAAAGATTTCCCTGGAGTTGGGTTGAAGAAACTTAAGAAGGTTCTCAAGAGATGTAGGAGAGACCTAGAGGCCCAACGTCAACGccgggaaggagaagaggaaagcAAATGCCCTTGCAGTTGTGCAG TGTGTGATGGGACATTCTTCCCATCCCTACTCAAAGAGATGTCAATAGTTGTTGGTTGCTTTAATCAGAGAGCACAGAAGTTACTCGAAATGCATCTGGCGTCAGGCTTTCTAAAGTACTTTGCATGGTTCTCGGGCAATTCTCAGCAAAACCATGAAACTTTAATGCAAGAAGGCAAGGACTTAGTAACATATGCCATCATAAACTCCGTTGCCATGAGGAAAATATTGAAAAAGTATGACAAG ATTCATTTCTCAAAGCAAGGGCAGGCTTTCAAATCACAAGCATTCAAGATGCACATTGAGATCCTTCAATCTCCATGGCTGAGTGAGCTAATGGCCTTTTATATTAATTTGAGGCAAGCCAAGGTCAAGGATGAAGCTATTATGAGACCATTTGGTGACTGCTCACTCACATTCAATGATGACAAACCAAGACTTTCATGTGAACTCTTTGAATCTATGAAGATAGAAGTAGATTTGACTTGCTCTATCTGTTTG GACACGGTTTTTGATCCTGTTTCTCTCACATGCGGCCATATATTCTGCTATATATGCAGTTGTTCTGCAGCATCAGTGACAATTGTCGATGGGCTAAAGGCTGCAGACCCCAAAGCAAAATGTCCTCTTTGTAGACAG GAAGGAGTTTTTGAAGGTGCTCTCCACCTGGATGAACTGAACATCTTGTTAAGTCGAAG TTGTCATGATTACTGGGAGATGCGACTTCACAACGAAAGAGCTGAACGCCTTCGTCAAGCCAAAAAACATTGGCAACTGCAGTGCCAAGCATTCATGGGTTTCTAA
- the LOC135633357 gene encoding probable E3 ubiquitin-protein ligase BAH1-like 1 isoform X2, giving the protein MKFCKKYEEYMQGKREKDFPGVGLKKLKKVLKRCRRDLEAQRQRREGEEESKCPCSCAVCDGTFFPSLLKEMSIVVGCFNQRAQKLLEMHLASGFLKYFAWFSGNSQQNHETLMQEGKDLVTYAIINSVAMRKILKKYDKIHFSKQGQAFKSQAFKMHIEILQSPWLSELMAFYINLRQAKVKDEAIMRPFGDCSLTFNDDKPRLSCELFESMKIEVDLTCSICLLFCSISDNCRWAKGCRPQSKMSSL; this is encoded by the exons ATGAAGTTCTGCAAGAAGTACGAGGAGTACATGCAGGGGAAGAGGGAGAAAGATTTCCCTGGAGTTGGGTTGAAGAAACTTAAGAAGGTTCTCAAGAGATGTAGGAGAGACCTAGAGGCCCAACGTCAACGccgggaaggagaagaggaaagcAAATGCCCTTGCAGTTGTGCAG TGTGTGATGGGACATTCTTCCCATCCCTACTCAAAGAGATGTCAATAGTTGTTGGTTGCTTTAATCAGAGAGCACAGAAGTTACTCGAAATGCATCTGGCGTCAGGCTTTCTAAAGTACTTTGCATGGTTCTCGGGCAATTCTCAGCAAAACCATGAAACTTTAATGCAAGAAGGCAAGGACTTAGTAACATATGCCATCATAAACTCCGTTGCCATGAGGAAAATATTGAAAAAGTATGACAAG ATTCATTTCTCAAAGCAAGGGCAGGCTTTCAAATCACAAGCATTCAAGATGCACATTGAGATCCTTCAATCTCCATGGCTGAGTGAGCTAATGGCCTTTTATATTAATTTGAGGCAAGCCAAGGTCAAGGATGAAGCTATTATGAGACCATTTGGTGACTGCTCACTCACATTCAATGATGACAAACCAAGACTTTCATGTGAACTCTTTGAATCTATGAAGATAGAAGTAGATTTGACTTGCTCTATCTGTTTG TTGTTCTGCAGCATCAGTGACAATTGTCGATGGGCTAAAGGCTGCAGACCCCAAAGCAAAATGTCCTCTTTGTAG